In Spirosoma aureum, a single genomic region encodes these proteins:
- a CDS encoding DUF6169 family protein — translation MQNTPKKGYEFIYLGGINNTYIFITSDQVVYELKFKPSSYIFGKQPPFTEFAYEFVIEVAENPLPKLPPPDECIPITLATIFNEFFTLKETVVVYICENADGRANARNRKFNQWFEQSGRAGLSFVKFDYHFGTGTEFFYTSLIMRIDNPQMADIIISFQKLSLGYSDPEK, via the coding sequence ATGCAGAACACACCCAAAAAGGGGTATGAATTTATTTATCTGGGTGGTATCAATAACACCTATATATTCATAACCAGTGATCAGGTTGTTTACGAGTTAAAGTTTAAACCAAGTAGTTATATTTTCGGCAAACAGCCTCCTTTCACTGAATTCGCCTATGAATTTGTGATTGAAGTTGCCGAAAATCCACTACCTAAGCTTCCTCCACCTGACGAGTGCATCCCAATTACTCTTGCCACTATTTTCAATGAATTCTTTACGCTGAAAGAAACAGTTGTTGTCTATATCTGCGAGAATGCAGATGGACGTGCCAACGCCCGAAATCGAAAATTTAACCAGTGGTTTGAGCAATCCGGCCGAGCGGGGTTAAGTTTTGTGAAGTTTGACTATCATTTCGGAACTGGGACAGAATTCTTTTACACATCGCTTATCATGCGGATAGATAATCCTCAAATGGCCGATATAATTATATCCTTTCAAAAGTTATCACTTGGTTACAGTGATCCCGAAAAGTAA
- a CDS encoding efflux RND transporter periplasmic adaptor subunit, translating to MNRLINKPYFNLLALVGSLFLLSTVTSCHSSEGKEEAAEAPDAPAATEVFSLKKGKLSSSLQVPGELVAFRDVDIYGKVSGFIKALHVDVGSEVKQGQLLALAEAPELSAQLSSAESKLKGQEAVSIGSKANYERILEASKFSGAVSKNDVDQALAKRNADLAQLEAAKSAYREVSDLKKYLEIRAPFDGIISARNASTGAYIGPAGKGSEFPLFVLTEQKKLRLVISVPEAYTGYVDQNDAVSFTVKAFPDKKFTGQVKRQAGALDKRLRSERVEVDVINNDKKLLPGMVAEVNVPLPTKNNTFIVPKSAIVNSTTGVFIVKVKDGKAEWVRVKTGLEADEKIEVFGQLTEGDQYITAATEEIRDGSPVKVK from the coding sequence ATGAACCGGTTAATTAACAAACCATATTTTAATCTGCTTGCCCTTGTTGGGAGTTTATTCCTGCTCAGTACTGTAACCAGTTGTCATTCATCTGAAGGCAAAGAAGAAGCTGCGGAAGCTCCTGATGCACCGGCAGCTACGGAAGTATTCTCGCTAAAAAAAGGAAAACTATCGTCGTCATTACAAGTGCCGGGCGAACTGGTAGCTTTTCGTGATGTTGATATTTATGGCAAAGTGAGTGGCTTCATCAAAGCCCTCCATGTTGATGTTGGGTCTGAAGTGAAGCAGGGGCAACTGCTTGCCCTCGCCGAAGCACCCGAATTGAGCGCCCAACTGTCGTCGGCTGAATCGAAACTCAAAGGACAGGAAGCGGTATCGATTGGGAGTAAGGCCAATTATGAGCGTATACTGGAAGCCAGTAAATTCTCGGGAGCCGTCTCGAAAAACGATGTCGATCAGGCGCTAGCGAAACGTAATGCGGACCTGGCTCAACTGGAAGCGGCTAAATCAGCCTATCGGGAAGTGTCTGACCTGAAAAAATACCTTGAGATCCGTGCTCCCTTTGATGGGATTATCAGCGCGCGTAATGCCAGTACAGGTGCCTACATCGGTCCCGCTGGGAAAGGCTCCGAGTTCCCGTTATTCGTATTAACCGAGCAGAAGAAATTACGTCTGGTTATTTCGGTTCCGGAAGCGTATACGGGTTATGTGGATCAGAACGACGCGGTGAGCTTTACCGTTAAGGCCTTCCCCGACAAGAAATTTACAGGACAGGTAAAACGTCAGGCTGGCGCGCTTGATAAACGCTTACGTTCTGAGCGTGTAGAGGTCGATGTCATTAACAATGACAAGAAGCTGTTGCCCGGCATGGTGGCCGAAGTCAACGTTCCACTACCGACCAAAAACAATACGTTTATTGTGCCGAAATCCGCTATAGTCAACTCAACAACGGGTGTCTTTATTGTCAAAGTTAAGGATGGTAAAGCCGAATGGGTTCGGGTGAAAACAGGGCTTGAGGCTGATGAAAAAATCGAGGTATTCGGCCAGTTGACCGAAGGCGATCAATACATTACTGCCGCTACCGAAGAAATTCGGGATGGTTCGCCGGTTAAAGTGAAATGA